The genomic segment TCTCCGTGAACCGGTTGTCGTCGACGATCGGTCCGCCGTCGCGGCCGTATGCGGGGCCGCGGTCGATGTAGATCTCGGAGCACGGTCCACCGGGGCCGGGCTGGCCGGTGTGCCAGTAGTTGTCCTCCTTGCCCATCCGCTGGATGCGCTCCGCCGGGAGACCGGCGATCTTCTGCCACAGTGCGGCAGCCTCGTCATCGGTCTCGTAGACGGTGACCCAGATGTCCTTCTCGGCGAAACCGAGCCCGCCGTCGCTCTCGGAGGTCGTCAGCAGCTCCCAGGCGTAGCTGATCGCCCCCTCCTTGAAATAGTCGCCGAAGGACCAGTTGCCCAGCATCTGGAAGAAGGTGCCGTGACGGGCGGTCTTTCCCACCTCTTCGATGTCGTTGGTGCGAATGCACTTCTGCAGATCGGTCGCGCGAGGATACGGCGCAGGCAGCAGACCGGTGAGGTAGGGCACGAAGGGCACCATGCCGGCGATGGTGAACATGACGGTGGGGTCGTCGCTCACCAGCGACGCGGAGGGGACGACCGTGTGGCCGTTCTTCTCGAAGTAGCTGAGGTAGCGCTGCGCGATGTCCGCGGTTTTCATGGGGTTGGTGCTGTCCTTCTCTGAGGCGGAGAGATTGCCGTGCGCCATGGGCGCGGAACGGCCGTCAGTCGTCGTGGGGGTCGACGAGCCGGGCTTCCTGCTGACGGTAGGAGTCGCCGAGGATCGCGGTGAACTCGGAGATGCGCGCGTCGACGTCGGCCAACAGGTCGTGGCCGCGCGGGTCCTTGTTCATGAAGTGGGCGGCGACGAACCCGCCGATCACGCCGATCAGGAACCACTTCACGTTCTTCATGTCGTCATCCTTGTGATCAGGCCGCAGACAGCGGCCGTTCCATCGTATGCGGAAACGACAGGAGGCGCCGGGATCTCCCGACGCCTCCTGTCTGCGAACTCAGCGGGCTGAGATCAGCGAGCCGCGTAGTACTCGACGACGAGCTGCACTTCACAGGTCACGGGGACCTCGGCGCGCTTCGGACGACGGACCAGGCGGGCCTGCAGCTTGTCCAGCTCGACCTCGAGGTAGCCGGGAACGGGGGGCAGGACCTCGGCGTGACCGCCGGCCGCTGCCACCTGGAAGGGCTCGGTGCCCTCGCTCTTGGGCTTGACGTGGATGAGCTGACCCGGCTTCACGCGGAACGACGGGCGGTCGACGAGCTGGCCGTCGACGAGGATGTGACGGTGCACGACCATCTGACGGGCCTGTGCCGTGGTGCGGGCGAAGCCCGAACGGAGCACGAGGGCGTCCAGACGCATCTCGAGCAGCTCGACCAGGTTCTCACCGGTCAGGCCATCGACACGACGTGCCTCGTTGAACGCGATGCGCAGCTGCTTCTCGCGGATGCCGTACTGCTCGCGCAGACGCTGCTTCTCACGCAGACGGACGGCGTAGTCGCTGTCAGCCTTGCGCTTGGTGCGGCCGTGCTCGCCGGGAGCGTAGGGACGCTTCTCGAGGTAGCGGGCGGCCTTCGGGGTGAGTGCCACGCCGAGGGCGCGGGACAGACGGACCTTGCGGCGGTCCTGGGACTTCGTGACCACGAAGCATTCCTTCCGATGACGTGGACGTGTCTTTCACGTCGCACGGACGTATCTCCCGCGTTCTGCCTTGACCGCGCACGCCGGGGCGCGGAGAAGGTGGGGTGTGAACGAAGGGATGCCCGAAAACACGGTTTCGAGCCGCTCAAGTCTAACAGACCGCCGCGCGCGCCCGCCTCAGCGATCGTCGAGGATGCGTCGGATGCGCTCAAGGCGCGCAGCGATGTCACGCTCGGCGCCGAGGGCCTTGGGCTGGTAGTAGCGGCGCCCGTCGAGCTCATCGGGCAGATACTGCTGCGGGACGATGCCGTGCTCGTTGTCGTGCGGGTAGCGATAGCCCTTTCCATGGCCGAGCCGCTTCGCGCCCGGATAGTGCGCATCGCGCAGGTGCGGCGGCACTCGGCCGAAGTTGCCGGCCCTGACGTCGGCGATCGCGGCGTTGATACCGGCGTACGCCGCGTTCGACTTCGCCGTGGTGGCGAGATAGACGGTGGCCTCGGCCAACGGGATGCGACCCTCCGGCATGCCGATGAAGGCCACGGCGTCGGCGGCGGCGGTGGCGATGACGAGGCCCTGGGGATCGGCGAGCCCGATGTCCTCCGAGGCGGAGATCACGAGGCGTCGCGCGATGAAGCGCGGGTCCTCCCCCGCTTCGATCATGCGCGCGAGGTAGTGCAGCGCGGCATCCGGATCGGACCCGCGGATCGACTTGATGAAGGCGCTGATGACGTCGTAGTGCTCGTCGCCCTGCCTGTCGTAGCGGAGCAGTGCACGGTCGACCGCCTGCGCGACGTCGTCGGCGGTGATCGCGGGCACCTCGTCATCGGAGTTGGAGGCGGCGACGGCGGCGGCCGCCTCAAGACCGGTCAGCGCCCGACGACCGTCGCCGGACGCGAGTCGGACGAGCGCGGCGCGCGCCGCATCGTCGATCGCGACGTTGCCACCAAGCCCGCGCGCGTCCGTGACCGCGCGGTCGATGAGCAGCGTGATGTCGTCGTCGGTGAGCGGCTGCAGGGTCAGCAGCAGGGAACGCGACAGCAGCGGCGAGATGACGGAGAACGACGGGTTCTCCGTCGTGGCGGCGATGAGGATGACCCACCCGTTCTCGACGCCGGGGAGGAGCGCGTCCTGCTGCGCCTTCGTGAAGCGATGGATCTCATCGAGGAAGAGGATCGTGGTCTGGCCGTACAGGTCGCGCTGGGTGATCGCCTCCTGCATCACCTCTCTGACGTCCTTCACACCCGCGGTGATCGCCGAGAGCTCGACGAAGCGGCGACCCGAGGAACGGGCGATCGCCTGGGCGAGTGTGGTCTTGCCGGTCCCTGGTGGCCCCCACAGGATGATCGAGACCGCACCGGGGGATGCGGCGTCGGGATCGGCCAGCGCGACGATGGGCGATCCTGCGCGCAGGAGATGCTGCTGACCGGCCACCTCGTCGAGCGAGACGGGGCGCATGCGCACGGCCAACGGCGTCTGGCCGGACAGAAGGGGCGCGGAGGTCATCCCCCCAGGCTAATGTCCGCGGCTGACAAGCCTCACCGGTAGGCTCTCAGACGGCGCTGCAGGATGCGCCGGAGGAAGGAAGATCATGGCCGGCCGTGCGACCAAGAACTCCCAGCGCTCTCGCGCCGAGGCCGAACGTGCACGTCTGTACGCAGCCCGTCTGTCCTGGCACGAGGGCCGGATCAGCCGCCGCACGCGCGACAACACCCTCGCGGGATTCGTCGCGGGTCTCATCATCGTCGGCGCGATCATCAGCCAGTCGGTGCACGCCGTCGTCACCGCTCCTGCGCCTACGCCGTCCGAGACCGTCGCCCCCGCGCCGCTGCAGGATCCCTTCGCGACGCTGTTCCCCACGGACCCCACCGCTGAGTGACCTCCTCCTCACACGCGCGCTCGGCGCGTGTGAGGGTTTCGGTTCAGAGCCGTAACGGACCGCGTCCCTTCCG from the Microbacterium ginsengiterrae genome contains:
- the rpsD gene encoding 30S ribosomal protein S4, translated to MVTKSQDRRKVRLSRALGVALTPKAARYLEKRPYAPGEHGRTKRKADSDYAVRLREKQRLREQYGIREKQLRIAFNEARRVDGLTGENLVELLEMRLDALVLRSGFARTTAQARQMVVHRHILVDGQLVDRPSFRVKPGQLIHVKPKSEGTEPFQVAAAGGHAEVLPPVPGYLEVELDKLQARLVRRPKRAEVPVTCEVQLVVEYYAAR
- a CDS encoding replication-associated recombination protein A; its protein translation is MTSAPLLSGQTPLAVRMRPVSLDEVAGQQHLLRAGSPIVALADPDAASPGAVSIILWGPPGTGKTTLAQAIARSSGRRFVELSAITAGVKDVREVMQEAITQRDLYGQTTILFLDEIHRFTKAQQDALLPGVENGWVILIAATTENPSFSVISPLLSRSLLLTLQPLTDDDITLLIDRAVTDARGLGGNVAIDDAARAALVRLASGDGRRALTGLEAAAAVAASNSDDEVPAITADDVAQAVDRALLRYDRQGDEHYDVISAFIKSIRGSDPDAALHYLARMIEAGEDPRFIARRLVISASEDIGLADPQGLVIATAAADAVAFIGMPEGRIPLAEATVYLATTAKSNAAYAGINAAIADVRAGNFGRVPPHLRDAHYPGAKRLGHGKGYRYPHDNEHGIVPQQYLPDELDGRRYYQPKALGAERDIAARLERIRRILDDR